The genome window ATATGACATCACCTATTTTTTGAGTAGTTCCAATTTCGGGTTTAGTTTCGCTTGTGTCCTGCGCTTGTAGTTGCAAGGTTGCAAAACTTAAAAATAAGCATCCAATTATCGTTAGAATGTGAAGCGAAAAATTGTATTTCATTAATACGTGTTTGAATTGTTAGTTCAAATAACGTAAGATTTTTGAAGTAAATTTTAACACATAGGTGCAGAACAATTTATCTGCACAAATTGCACTTTTTAGAGAAGTGTTTTCTTGTATTGAGTAGGTGTTAAACCCTTGTATTTCTTGAATATTGCATTAAACGAGGACTTTGAGTTGAAACCAACATCTGTGGCTATTCCCAAGAGTGTAAAATGATTATTCTGGTCGTTTTTTAGGCGATTTATAAATTCTTCAACACGATATTCGTTTATAAAATCTTGAAAACTTGTATCCATATACTCGTTCAAAACTTCAGAAATATATTGACGTGGAATATTCAATTTTTCGGAAACATCGACAATGGATAATTTGTTGTTGAGATATAATTTATCGATTTCCATTGAGCGAACTAAATCTGCTTTGTATTGTTCTATAAGTTTTGAATTGAGATTGGAATTTTTGTATTTGCTCATTTCCGTTCTTGGTAAAATATCTTTGTTTTTTCCTAATAACTTAAAAGCTATAAAATAAAATAAGAATGCAATGACCAACAAAAGATAGGTGTTGAAGTTTTGGTCATTGAATAAAGGCAATTCTGCCATTCCAAAAGTCTTTAGAATATCGTTTACCGATGAAAGCGCAAATAAAATTGCAATGGGAATAGCAAAATATATAATCCAATGTTTATTTTTGTTCGTGATTATCGAGTAAATAATCGCTAATAAATAAAACAAAAATGCCAATTCAGATGCAATCTCAAAGATTTCTACGAGCAGATTTTCTTTAACAAGGTTGATTTCAATTCCCTCAATTGTAAAATAGATAATATTTGGAATAAAGAAAAGGCAATCAAGTTTGGCAAATTTGTCCTTTCCACTTTTATAATAGCGAAAAAATAAAAATAGAAATGTTACAAAAAGTGAACTATCGAATAGAAACCAATCTGTGTCTTGAACGAAAATATTGTTTTCATCGTCACCAGCAATGTAAAGCAAAACGGAAAGCAGACTACCAAATAGTAACCAAAATGTAGCTTTTTTGTAGTCTTTACGATTGATAAACAAAACGGAAAGGACAAAAAGACCTTGTAACAAAGCAATAATTTGGAGAGTTTTAAGCATTTATTTTAATTAACATTCGGCAAGGTATTAAATTTTGTGACTTCGATTACCATTCCATACACTTTTACGCCACCTACATAAGCCAACGCAAAAAAGAGTATTCCATTACATTGTAAAAGAAACATTTTGCAAGAAAACTTTTGAGAAACTTTAGTACTTTTAAAGAAAATTTAATGAAAGCAGATTAAAATTGGAATGAAAGGCTTGTGATAAAACCGTAAGTAAAAGTATAAATGAAAAGTCTGTGCTAACCGCAAGGTTTGTGCTGAATATACTGTGTACAACAACGTATATAGCTCATAGCTAGACAGTTGCTTAATAGAAGTTAAGGTTTATTTGCGAAGTTCGCCACATTTTTTAATTTAACTTTTTGAAAATAAGATAAAAAGAAAATTAAAAAATGTGGCTTGTGCTTAACCGAATGGAAACAGCTCATTTGCACGCTACGAGCCATATACATCAACGTTGGCAACAAGCTGAAAAACAGAACGCTGAAAAATGATAGAAGTCAAAATTGAAGTCTACGACAAAAAAGAAAAAGTTACGACTTCTCTTTATGTTGAACAATTATCTGAAAACCAATTTCGGATGATTGACAACGACTTATTTAATAATCAATTGACTTTAGGAGCGGAATTTGAAACTAAAATCAACTCTGAAAACAAACACGAAGTTGTAAAAATCATAAAGAAATCGGAATTTATTACCCGAAGATTTGGACTAACACCAAACTATAAAGAATCTGATTATCGAATGCTCGGAGAGGAATTAACAAAAAGAGGCGGATTTTGGCAAGTTGATTTTGGAAGTATTGCAACTGTGAATATTCCAAAAAATTTTGAGTTTGATATTAGCCAAATTATTAAAGAATTAGAATTAGTAGAAATAGCAGATTAAAAATGCAATGAAAATCAATCTGAATTTCTAAATTTAAAACATTATAAAACTGAATTAGGAATTTGGAGAAAATGAATTTGACCGAACAAACAAAAGCCAGTTGCCAACACCGTATATAAGCTATGGCTTGGTCTGTGCCCATTTGGAAAATCTATGGATTTCCCAAAGTTAGTTTATATTTGGAGAGGTTTGTGTTAAAACACGCCACAGCTCATATACATAAACGTTGGCAACAATTACGGAATAAATAACAAAAGTTCACTTAATTAGTGAACTTTTGTTATTTATTTGTATCTTTGCACTATGATAACAGAAAACTATGGAAATAAATTTCGAGAAAGATTATCTCAAAGAACTATACGAAAATGGTAAGGCTCGAAGCAAAAAGCATAGGTTTCAACCGAATGTTATCAAAAAGTTCATACAAACAATAGATAAATTAAGAGTTGCAAAAAACACAGAAGAGTTATATCCAATTAGAAGTTTAAATTATGAAAAACTTATTGGCGATAAAAAAGGATTGGAGTCTGTTCGAGTGGATGGCAAGTATCGAATAGAATTTATTACCACACTAGAAGGAGAAGAACCTAATAGTATTACAATATGCTCAATTATTGAATTGAGTAATCACTACAAGTAATTACTACAAGAAAACACAGGGAAAATGGCAACAAACAAAGTTTTAACACCAGCACTAGCGACACATCCAGGAGTTTTAATTAAAGATGAATTAGACGCGACACCTGATTTAAACCAAAGAATATTGGCAAAGGAATTAGATGTACAACCATCATTTTTAAATGAAATCATCAAAGGAAAACGACCAGTAACAGCAGATATAGCAATTTTATTAGAAAAGATATTAGGTATTTCAGCGGATTATTGGATGAAATTTCAATCTCAATACGAGATTGATAAGGCAAGAGTTAAGCAAAAAAACATTAAAAAAGTAAGAAATATTGAACTATGGAGCATTATCAAAGAATATGTTCCTGTTCGATATTTTAAAAAACATAAATATTTAAATGACAATATTGAAAGTGATATAAAAACAATAAAGAACATCTATGAAGTAGAAACTATTGATGGTCTAGTATCTTCCTTTTCTAAAGATAAATTTGCATATTATCGTAAATCGGATAAATTAAAAATTGATGATAAAAATATGTTCGCTTGGAGTTCATTAGCTCAATATGAAGCTAAAAATCAAAAAACGAATACTTTTAATTTTGACAATCTAAACCAACTCTGTAAAAATCTAAATAACATATTTTACGATAATTCTGAAACACCAGAAAGAGTTAAAACTGTACTTAATCAATTTGGAATTAAAATGTTGCTAATTGATAAGCTAGAGAAAACACCTATTGACGGATTCTCTTTTTGGTCAGAGCAAAATCCAGTGATTGCATTGACTTTAAGACATAATCGGATTGATAATTTTGCTTTTACAATTATGCACGAAATTGGACATATTGATTTGCATTTGAGAAATGATAAGGACAGAAAATTTATGGACTTAACTAGAAAACAGAATTTAAATAAATGCGAACAGGAAGCAGATAATTACGCTCAAGAAAAATTAATTTCAAAACAGATATGGCAAGATATTTTAGAAAATCACAATCCACTTAATGACGAAAAAATTATAGGTTTAGGAGATCAACATAGAATTAATCCAGCTATTTTACTAGGTAGAGTTTGTCACGAAATGAATTACTACGCGATAAAAACTACGATAGATAAAAAAATGAAATAACTGTTGCCAACACCGTATATAATTTATTGCTATTTCTCGCCTATTTACGAAAATTCCGCTGGAATTTTCTATCTGTGATTTGTTTGCTAAATTAGTTACTTAAACACGCAACAAACCATATACCAAACGTTAGGGTGCATTTAAAAAGACATGAAAGAAAAAATTGAAATACCAGCGATTCACGACAAAGAGTTCATGACTATTCTGAAAGATTTAGGATTATTTGAATCGATAGAATCAAAACAAGCTAACTGTATTAATTGCAATGAGCTACTTACATTTGAAAATATAGGAGGAATCAAAATCATTGAAAATTCCCCAAAGTTAATTTGTGACAACTCAGAATGTTTAGAACAATGAATGAATTTATAAAACTATTTGGAGTCTATGGATTACCTACAGTTTGCCTAATTGTATTTCTGTTTTTAATCGTCCAAGACCCAACACGTGGCGAGAAACTACAAGCTTTAGTAACCAAACCATTCTATAGAATGTGTAGATGGTTTTCAAAGACACACATTTCTTCTGAAGTTTCTTCTTCACTAAACATGTTCTATAACAACAAAATTTTCAATCTTTTAGTTGACAAAAACAAACCTCAGATAAAAATTAAATGGGTTACCGAGTCGGAAGACCCTGCTTTCACAAAAGAGGGCAATATTATACTACGCCTTAAAGAAGAAAAAGACCAAACAAGAAACATTCTCAATGCTGCAAAATTCTCATTACCATTAATAATTTGTCCACTAGTTAGGAGTAATATTCACCATAGTTACAGTACTGCATTAGATTTGACACTAATGAAAAAGTTGTCAAACAATATGGGGAGACATGGGAAAGCAATATTTAAACAATACTTCTTAGATCCAGAGACATCACAAGATAAGACACTAGGAGTGCTTATTCAAAGGTTAGTAGAGCTTGATAATCATGGTTTTTTTATACCTGTTGTCTTAAATGAATTAGAAATTATAGGAGAAGGTCTCTATGCCGACTCAAACCCTAACGACTATACTTCGGAAGCAATAAAATTTCTCGAATACTTATTAGAAATTGTAAACAGGAAAATTGGTGATGAAATCGAATTAAACTATACTGAAAAACCTTTTTCTGTAGGAACTATGCTACTTGCTAAATCTCATAGAGCAGATACACAAGGATTAAGACCGTATCTCAAACGCCTTCAAATCAAAATTGACAAAGGGATTCAAAGCATTTACATAATTTCATTTCCAAATTCCTATGTATTTTTTGATAAACTAATCAAAACATTGAGGAGTCACGAATCTCTAAATATCGAAAAATTAATTAATACCGTTGATTACACAATTAATGAAACTAATAAAAAAACAAATTTCAAAATAGCTATTATAAGTAGCAATAACATTTTCTCAAATGACAGTTTTAAAGAAAGAATTATAACAAATAATATTGAAGAAGGAAAAAGATATGAAGGTACTGTCGAAGATGTTTCTGAAAAAGAGGCCCTAATTAACCTGCACGGTTTAAGAGCATACATTAAATATCGAAACTGTTCATGGAACTATCCAACTAGCTGTAAGGATTTTTTGGAATTAAACAAAGAATACGAATTTGAAGTTGAAACAATTGAGTGGGAAACGGGGACGATATTTTTGAGCAGAAAATTCTTAGAACTAGATCCTTGGGCATTAAAAACCCCACCAAGTAATGGTGATGAAATAAAAATAAAAGTTTATTCAAAGCTTAACAACAGACTGCTTTGTTTCTACGATGAAAAACTACCTGTTTTACTCCCAATAACGGAACTATCATGGCAACCCAATAACATTGACAGTGAAGTAATAGATTTGATTGGTACGGAATTAATTGTTGAAGTAATTCAGGTCGACACAGATAAGAAAGAAATTATTGTTAGTAAAAGGGAGTTAGTAACTGACCCTTGGCCAGACATACACACTGCCTATCCTATCGGTAAAGAAATCCACGGTAAAGTTTGTGAAATACAAGAACATTATGTTAAGGTAAAAATTGATGAATCCATTATTGCTATACTACCAAAAGAATCATTACAAAAAGCGGGTTATGAATACTCCGATTTTCAGAATAATTTGGTCGTAGATCAAGGATTAGACTTATTCGTTTCAAAAGTTTTTATCGCTAAAAAGAAAATGAGAGTTGATTTGAGAAGAAATAAAAACGCACCCTAACAAAGAACTGAGGTAAAAAACAACCTTTTTCTTCATTAATTTTGAGACACTATTATCCTAGACTCAGAGATTCAATTGATTGATTCTTTGAGTTTTTTATTGTAAATTTTTCTAATTATCTAGGCAAGACAGAAACGTAAGTTTCGTCATAAGGTCTTCCAGATTTTGCGATAGCGAAACACTGTTTAATTAGCTTATTTGCAACAGCAATTAGCGCTAGTTTTTTGCTTTTACCTTTGTTCACTATTCGCTCATAAAGTTCTCGACACGCTTTGTTGTACTTACAGGCATTAAAAGAACATAAAAACAATAGATTACGAAGCTTTCTATTACCAACCTTACTTATCCGTGCCCTGCCTCTAACACTGCTGCCAGAGACTCTTGTCGTTGGTGTAATGCCTACATAGCTGCATAACTGCGAGGCTGTTTCAAACTTAGAAAAACCATCTGTAACGATGATTAAAAATAAAGCAGTCTTCTGGCCTATTCCTGGTACAGAAGTTAGCAAGGTGAGCTGTTCTTGCTGCTCCTCTTTTACTAGGGAGAGAATCTTTGCTTCAATTTTTTTAATCTCGGTATCATAATACTTCTTAGTTCTTCTCAAAGATTGATATGTGAACTTTGACGGTATCCCTAAAACCTCTTCTCCGTGCATTTTATTCTTTGTAGCAGTGCGGTGTTTTATATAATTATCTAGGGTTCTAAATAATTGCAAACATTCACTCTGAACATCTGTTAAGGCATTATACAAAGGAACCTCGTTAATTATTCCATACTCACAGATCATCTTTGCATCGCTTTTATCTGTCTTAACTTTTGCTAATTTCATTTGTATAAAACGCTTTACAGACAAAGGATTAACAACAGAGACTACCACTTCATTTTTGTAAAGAAACTGAGCAAGTCGATAATGATAATAGCCCGTAGCTTCCATAACTACTAAGGATTCCTTAGGTAAGTCTTTAAGAAATTTCTTAAAGCCAGTCGCATCGTTTTTATACTGATTGTGCCCCGAACTACTGCCGTGCACATCAAAAACATCTTTACTGATGTCAACTCCATAAGTTTCTTTATATTTATTCATAAGAATTGATTTATGAAAGAACCAGCTACTGGTATTACATCGACTTGAAAACGAGATCTAAAGTCTCACAGAACTGATCGTAATTAAAGTAGTAAAAGAGAGAGGATTATCAATGTTGTCGAAGTCTGAAGCTTCACCGTATATAGTAACCTTAATTCTCTCCTTTGTTCTTTCTGATTAATAACTAAAACTAGGTGTTTTAATATAAATCAAACTTAAGCCGTATAAAAATAATAGGGCAATTGTTGCTTAAACCAATGGTAAAAATACTTTTACGAGGTCGTCAAATTTTTAAATTTGGCTTATTTAGAAAATAATAATAAGAAAAATTTAAAAATTCGGCTTGTGTTTAACCGAATGGTAGTTGCGTTTTTTCAGCCCTACTATTCTTATACAAACCGTTGGCAACAAGCTAAAGAAACATTCGAATGAAAAACATAATACTAATTTTAATACTTACACTAATCTCAACAATTGGAATAAGTCAAAATGAAAGGACACTTTATATAGTGGACTCAATTCCAATAATTGAAGAACCAAAAGAAGGATTTGGGACTTTGACTGAAAATGAAATTGATAGAGTTGATGTTTTGAAAGACAAACAAGCTATAGAAAAAGCTGGGTACAAAGATTTGGACGGAATAATATATGTCTTTACAAAAGAATATGCGAAAAGACCTGATAGTATTAAAGCAATTCCGACAACTAAATCAATGACTAAAAATAATGCCACTTGGTATTTAAAAGATAGTTCAACACCATATTCTGGAAAATTTATTGACTATTATCTGATTGGAAAAAAACAAGGCGAAGGAATGTTATTTAATGGTAAATTAAAAGGCAAACGCCTACTCTATCATATAAATGGAAATGTTTCAGACGAAATTGAATATCAAAACGGTATTTCAAATGGACTTGAACAAAGATTCTACGAAGATGGAACATTAATGCAAAAAGGCAGTTTTAAAAATGGTAAAGAAGTTGGAGTTTGGGAAATGTATCATCAAAACGGACAATTAAAACAGAGGTCTACATTTAATGAAAATGGAAAAATGGATGGAGAATTTCTTTCTTATTATTCGACGGGAAAGGAAAAAGGAAATAATGCTTATAAAAATGGAATTTATCAAAAAGATAAAACAACTGTTAAGATATACGAATATTACAATCAAGCCCAAGATTTGTACAAACAAGGAAATTTTAAATCAGCAATAAAAAAATATACAAAATGTATCGTATTACAAGAAAATTGGGCTGACGGATATTTTGCGCGCGGAACTGCAAAAATGAATAATTTAGAGTTTGATGATGCAATAAGTGATTTTAATAAAACACTAGAAATTGAACCATATTTCACAAATGCTTATTCTAATCGAGCTTTTGCGATAATTAGAAAATATGAATTTGGAAATAGTCGGACTTTATCAAAATCGAAAGACATTCAAATAATTGCTTCAAAAGAAACTGAAATTCCAAAATCGGAGTTAACCAAAGTCTGTATAGATTTGAATAAAGCTGTTTCGCTTGGAGATGACAATTGGATGGTTTTGGAGGCAGTAAAAAAACATTGTGCCGAATAAAGCCTGTTGCCAACAACGTATATAGCTCATAGCTAGTCAGTTAATTAATCGAAGTTAAGGCATATTTGGAAAGTCGCCAAATTTTTAAATTTGGCTTATTAGTAAAAAAAGATAATAAGAAAAATTTAAAAATTCGGCTCGTGCTTCATCCGAAACTAATTGTTTAATTTGCACGCTACGAGCCATATACAGAGACGTTAGGGTGCATATAGGTACGGTAAAGGGACATCCTTTACAAAGTTAAAGGGACATAGTTTACACTTTTAAGATTCATAAATTACATGAAAAAGTAATTTATCATGGTCTGGAAAGCAAAAACTAAAATGGAACAAAAAGTAGAATTTATTCACGAATGGTTAACTCAAAAGTACACCATCACAGAACTTCGTAGGTCATTTAATATATCTCGACCTACCGCTTACAAGTTGATTTCTAGGTATGAAAAAATGGGACTATCGGGATTAATTGAGCAAGAAAGAGCTCCAATTAATCACCCCAACAGAACCAATCATAAAGTTGAAGATTCAATCTTAAAATTAAAAAATAAACACATGCTTTGGGGAGCGAAGAAAATTCGCATTTTGTTGTTTAAACAGTATACTGAAGAACTTATTCCAAGTGTGGTTACTGTTCACAACATCCTTTCTAAAAATGGCCTAGTTAAACCTCAAAAGCGAAGCAGAAGAGTCAAGCCTGTATTTCCCATTTTCGACCCTAAGAAATGTAATGAAGTTTGGAGCGCAGACTATAAGGGAAAGTTTTTAATGGGAAATAAAATATACTGCCATCCGCTCACTATTGCCGATTCAAAGAGTAGGTTTTTGTTTACAGCAAAAGGGCATTATAAAGAAAACTTTCTCTCTGTTAAGCAAGAGTTTACAAAGGTTTTTAGAAAGTATGGCATTCCTAAACAGATACATACCGACAACGGAAGTCCCTTTGGATCTGTAGCTGCTATTCAAAGATATACCAGGCTATCCTATTGGTTTATTGAATTGGGAATAGACCCGGTTTATTCCGACCCAGCACGACCAGACCAAAACGGAAGACACGAACGTATGCACCGTGATTTAAAGGCAGCTTGTGCCAAACCCTCATCATTTGATTTGAAGGCACAACAACGTAGCTTAAATCGGTTTGTAAAAGAATATAATCACATTAGACCTCATGAAGCTTTAGGAATGAAAACCCCCGCAGATTGCCATGATTTTTCTAATAGACCATACCCTGAGAAAATCTCAAAATATGATTACCCATCAAAAATGAAAGTGATGAAGGTATGCCAAAATGGAGCCATGCGGTGGAAGTCATATTATTGGGTATATTTAACTGCTGGACTTAAGGGAAAATACGTCGGTGCTGAAGATCAAGGAAATGGAATTTGGAGAGTATTTTATAGAGATGTATTTTTAGGTTATTTTAATGAAAATAAAATAAGAGATAAACAAGTATCAATTAGACTAAGTCAAAATCTAGTGTAAAGCATGTGACTTTAACTTTGTAAACTATGTGCCTTAACGAACATTTAAAATAAGACCGTGAAAGAAAGAATAATCGGAATTGATATCGCAAGAGCATTAGCAGTTATCGGAATGATAATCGTTAATTTTAAAGTCGTACTTGGCGAAAATGGATTGAGTTGGGTAAAATCATTTGCGAGTGCTTTTGATGGAAAGGCAGCAGCCACTTTTGTTGTTTTAGCAGGCGTTGGACTTGCTTTAATGACAAATTCTGCATTGAAAAATAATGATAGCCAAAAATTAAAAACTTCCAGAATAAGAATTGCAAAAAGAGCCTTGTTTCTTTTCATTGTTGGTCTTTCATATATTGTAATTTGGCCAGCGGATATTCTGCATTTTTATGGAATTTATATGCTTGTTATTTTACTTTTACTAACAAGCAATGAAAAGACTATTTTAATGTCGGCAATTGCATTAATACTGCTTTATCCATTATTAATTGGCTTTTGGAATTACGAAACAGGTTGGAATTTTGACACTTTAGATTATTTCGATTTTTGGACATTTAATGGATTTTTTAGAAATCTATTCTTCAATGGTTTTCACCCAGTAATTCCTTGGACTGCTTTTATGCTTTTTGGTTTTTGGTTTGGCAAACAAGACTTGAAAAGTGACCAATTTATCAAAAAAGCATTTTGGATTAGTTCAATTTCTTTTATTGTAATTCAAATTTTATCACACTTGTCAATTTCATTTTTATCAGATGGAAACGAACAAACAATAAGTGAATTATCAGAAATTATTGGAACCAACCCAATGCCACCATTGCCAATTTATATGTTTAATGGAATTGCAATTTCCATATCAATAATATCAGCCTGTATCATAATCGGAAAAAGATTTTCAACAAACAAAATACTTTTGGCTCTAAATAAAACTGGGCAACTTGCTTTAACTTTTTATGTGGCACACGTAATTATTGGAATGGGAATTATTGAAGCAATTAACCCAGGAAAAATGGGAAATTATCCAATAGAATTTTCAGTAGCGTATGCTTTAATTTTTAGTATATTATGTGTATTGTTTGCAACTTATTGGCTGAAAAGCAGAGAAAATGGACCTGTAGAATGGATAATGAAAAAAATAATCCAATAGAAAAACTGGCTACAACAAAGAGCTAAGTTTAAATCCAAGTAAATACTATTTTAATTTTGGGTAAAAAAATTGCCTGGCATTGTTGAAGTAGCATAAATCTCCTTTGTCGATTTATTGCCAATTCAACAAGCTATTTAACAACATCATTTTTATTTAACAACATCTAATTTTTTAGAGCACTGCGATAAGTTGCATCATAGGGGATGCCTGACTTTGCAATGGCAAAGCTCTGGCGAAGTAGTTTATTACTTACTGCAAGTAAAGCTAGTTTTTCACTTTTCCCCTTTGTGACTATCCGTTCATACTGACAACGGCAAGCCTGATTATATTTGCAAGCTGAAAATGAACACATGAATAACAGGTGGCGCAAGCGCTTATTGCCTACTTTGGAAATTCTGCTCCTTCCCCTTATACTAGTGCCTGATCTGCGCTCCGTAGGAGTAATTCCGGCATAACTACAAAGTTGTGAGGCCGTCTCAAATTTTGAGAAACCATCGGTCACAACAATTAGAAACAACGCTGTCTTTATTCCTATTCTAGGTATACTTTTTAACAACTTGACTTGCAGGCTATGCTCTTGCTTTACCAATTCCATAAGCCGCTGCTCCATTAATGTGATCTCTACCTTGAGAACCTTTAATACTCTGTTTAAAGAGTGATAGACAGCTTTTGAAGGTTTACCCAAGGTTTCTTCTCCATGCAGCTTATTCTTTATGGCTGTTCGTTTTTTCTCGTAGTGTTCTAAAAGACTATAGAGCTGTAAACATTCCGCTTGTGTATCATTTAAAGGATTGTATATACTTACATCAGTGACCTGTGCATAAGCACAAATTGCCGCAGCATCAGCTTTGTCGGTTTTAACCTTGGCCAATTTCATCTGAATGAATCGCTTAACCGATAACGGATTTACAACCGAGCAAGATATTCCTGAAGCCGAAAGAAACTGAGCCAAACTATAATGATAATAACCCGTTGCCTCCATTACTACTAGCGACTCTGCATCCAAAATCTTTTTAAACTTCGAAAATCCCTTCGCCTGATTACCATACTGGTCATGATTCCCTTCATTATCAACTACATCAAATGAATCTTTACTAATGTCAACTCCGTAAATTCTCTTATATTTATTCATAATTATATGTTTTACGAAAAGAATAAATATCTGTTATCCAACATCCTAAAAACGAGGTCTATGCCTCACAGAACTAAACGGATTAATAGATAAAAGCAGCAGGGATTATCATTGTTGACGAAGTCTAATGCTTCAGCGTATATCCTAACCTTTTTCTGCTGCTTAGTTCTTTTCTGTTTATACTTTAAATTTATGATAATTAAAGGGAAACAAACTTAGGATGTATATAAGCTATGGCTTGGTCTTTGCCCATTTGGAAAATTTTCGGATTTCCTAAAGTTAGTTTATATTTGGAAAGGTTCGTGCTGAAACACGCCACAGCTCATATACATAAACCTTGTAAGTAATGCTCGAAATCCGTCTTCGCATAAAAATTTGTTTTGTAAAAAAAAGTAAATAATAGTTTACCTTTGGAGTCTGAATCAAAGCGAAACTGAATGAAATGTTCCCAACTTTATCGAATATTAACAAAAGACGGTTGGTATGCGGTATCGCAAAAAGGTTCGCACGCTAAAATGCGACACGAAACGAAAAAAGGAACGATTATTTTTCCGAACCACGGAAGTCAAGAAATAGGTAAAGGATTGGAAAATAAAATTCTAAAAGACGCTGGAATTAAAAAATAGTATTATGGCAAAGAAGAAAAAAATAACAATGACAGTTGAAAAAACAAATACTGGATTTTCTGCCTTTTCAGCGGACTATCCAATATTTACGACTGGACAATCAATTCCCGAATTGATTAACAATACTTACGAGGCGACCGAATTA of Nonlabens sp. Ci31 contains these proteins:
- a CDS encoding integrase core domain-containing protein, with protein sequence MVWKAKTKMEQKVEFIHEWLTQKYTITELRRSFNISRPTAYKLISRYEKMGLSGLIEQERAPINHPNRTNHKVEDSILKLKNKHMLWGAKKIRILLFKQYTEELIPSVVTVHNILSKNGLVKPQKRSRRVKPVFPIFDPKKCNEVWSADYKGKFLMGNKIYCHPLTIADSKSRFLFTAKGHYKENFLSVKQEFTKVFRKYGIPKQIHTDNGSPFGSVAAIQRYTRLSYWFIELGIDPVYSDPARPDQNGRHERMHRDLKAACAKPSSFDLKAQQRSLNRFVKEYNHIRPHEALGMKTPADCHDFSNRPYPEKISKYDYPSKMKVMKVCQNGAMRWKSYYWVYLTAGLKGKYVGAEDQGNGIWRVFYRDVFLGYFNENKIRDKQVSIRLSQNLV
- a CDS encoding DUF418 domain-containing protein gives rise to the protein MKERIIGIDIARALAVIGMIIVNFKVVLGENGLSWVKSFASAFDGKAAATFVVLAGVGLALMTNSALKNNDSQKLKTSRIRIAKRALFLFIVGLSYIVIWPADILHFYGIYMLVILLLLTSNEKTILMSAIALILLYPLLIGFWNYETGWNFDTLDYFDFWTFNGFFRNLFFNGFHPVIPWTAFMLFGFWFGKQDLKSDQFIKKAFWISSISFIVIQILSHLSISFLSDGNEQTISELSEIIGTNPMPPLPIYMFNGIAISISIISACIIIGKRFSTNKILLALNKTGQLALTFYVAHVIIGMGIIEAINPGKMGNYPIEFSVAYALIFSILCVLFATYWLKSRENGPVEWIMKKIIQ
- a CDS encoding IS110 family transposase, with the protein product MNKYKRIYGVDISKDSFDVVDNEGNHDQYGNQAKGFSKFKKILDAESLVVMEATGYYHYSLAQFLSASGISCSVVNPLSVKRFIQMKLAKVKTDKADAAAICAYAQVTDVSIYNPLNDTQAECLQLYSLLEHYEKKRTAIKNKLHGEETLGKPSKAVYHSLNRVLKVLKVEITLMEQRLMELVKQEHSLQVKLLKSIPRIGIKTALFLIVVTDGFSKFETASQLCSYAGITPTERRSGTSIRGRSRISKVGNKRLRHLLFMCSFSACKYNQACRCQYERIVTKGKSEKLALLAVSNKLLRQSFAIAKSGIPYDATYRSALKN
- a CDS encoding type II toxin-antitoxin system HicA family toxin, producing the protein MKCSQLYRILTKDGWYAVSQKGSHAKMRHETKKGTIIFPNHGSQEIGKGLENKILKDAGIKK